The genomic window TTTACGACAAGCGTTTAAGAACTCACCTTGGGGTGCGTGCCAGCCCCAGGCTCTGAAACCAGATTGTTAAAAGTCCGAGGAGGTTTAGGACCGTGCAATTTGGATAGTTACCGATCGTAAACATGAACGAGGCAAACTTTACCCGTAAGGAGATGCAGAAATGCAAACCAATTATGTTTTTCTTGTTGACACCAATAAACAACCATTAAACCCAATTCATCCCGCGAGAGCGCGAGAGTTACTTAACAAAAATAAAGCAGCAATTTACCGACAATTTCCTTTCACTCTTGTGCTGCACAAGGCAATTGATAACCCAGTTGTTCGACTACTTACTCTTAAGCTTGACCCTGGTAGCAAAACTACAGGGATAGCATTATTAGATGGGGAGAATGTTATTTGGGCAGCAGAACTACAACATAGGGGCTGGTCCATCAAGGACGCACTTAACAGCCGCCGCTCGTTACGTAGATCTCGTCGTAGCCGCAAAACTCGTTACCGTATGGCTCGTTTTGATAACCGTAAGCGACCAGAAGGGTGGCTACCTCCTTCGTTGATACATCGTGTTCTCACAGTTGAAACTTGGGTAAAACGGCTTTGTCGCTACGCACCTATCGCTCAAGCTGTTATGGAATTAGTCAAATTCGACACGCAAAAAATGCAAAACCCAGAGATTGACGGCATCGAATATCAGCAAGGACAACTCGCTGGTTACGAAGTCCGACAATACCTTCTAGAAAAGTGGGGGCGTCAATGTGTTTACTGTGACAAAGAAGGCGTGCCACTTCAAATTGAACATATTCATCCAAAATCCAAAGGTGGTAGCAATCGTGTCAGCAATTTAGCTCTTAGCTGTAAACGATGCAATCTTAAAAAAGGGACACAACTTATTGATGAGTTTTTGAAAAAAGATGCAAAAAGATTAGAGAAAATTAAACAACAAGCCAAAAAACCATTAAAAGATGCTGCTGCTGTTAATGCGACTCGTTGGACACTTTTTCATACCCTAAAAGGTATTTTGCCAACAACAACAGGAACAGGTGCTCAAACAAAGTACAATCGAACTCTTTTTCAACTAGAAAAGCAACACTGGATTGACGCGGCTTGTATTGGCGACATTAAAGCAATTAAGTTGCTAACATTGCAGCCACTACTAATTAAAGCGAATGGTTGGGGAACCAGACAAATGGCTGGTACAAACAAGTATGGCTTTCCTATCCGTCATCGTACTCGTCAATCGCTTCATTTTGGCTTCCAGACTGGCGATATAGTTAAAGCCGTTGTGCTTTCAGGGAAGAAAGTGGGTCAGTACGTTGGTCGCGTATTATGTCGCGCCAGAGGCAGTTTTGACATCGTTACCAAAACCGGAAGAGTTGGAGACATTAATCATAGGTTTTGCAAACCCATTCACAAGAAGGACGGATATTCGTATGCTTTTTAAGAGAAATCTTAGGCAGTTAAAATTGCCGACGATTTTCACCCCCATGTCTCAAGGCAGAGGCACCCGGCCTTTAATTTCTGGTGGTCTTTTAAGACCAACGAGCTTTTAAGACCAACGAAATTAATGCAAAGTGAATCTTATCATGCCAGGAACTATCACATCAATCTCTTATCTCCAAAAACATCAATTAGATCCAAATCCAACCGCACATATCGAAACCAGCAGTCTGGAATATTTGCACGCCGCTTTCCTACTCTACGAATACAAAACCACCTACAGCAAGAAAGAATACCGAACCTTGCTCGATACATACGGTTGGGACAAAGGAAGCTCTGAGGAAAAACAAGCGCTCAAAATAGCCGAAAACTTCCAAGAATTTTTAACTTGTCCTCAACACCTAGCCGCAATTCCAGTAACAATACTTCTCAGGTTGTGTTCTCCTCAATACAAGCCAATTATCAGTCAGCTACAAGATTATCCAATTGGGGGATTAACCTGCAAACTGGTACTGGAGTTAATCGAAGAGAGGAAAGCCCTCCTTAAAACCCAAAAGCAGGAACAACAAAAGCAGATATCAATCTGGCGCAGAACTCCAAAAGGCGATCGCTACTGTCAATTCCCTCCTCAGTGGGAAGAAGACCACCAAACAGGGGTACTTACACAGGAATTGATCGACGGATATGGGCTACTCCCTCAGCAAATTCTTCGTGAAGCGATCGCAGATTATCACGCCAAAATCAAATCCCAAGAAAAAGAGCAGTCCCAGGAAGAGACTGCTGAATCTAAAGTGCTTGAGTCGAGTATGATTCCACAATTAGAAACATCCCCAACAGAGATAGAAAAAGCTCTAGAAGTTAATCCCAGACTAAAACAAAACGAACAAACCAGCACTAGTAACGCTACAGAACAGCAGCCAGTTGGAGAAGAAGTGTTAATGCTGACAGAAAAACTCAAATCAGCTACCAGTTATTATCAAATTAGAAGTGCTATATACAGGCATCTGGCTGTTAAAGATGAAGCTTGGAAGCAGCTTTCCCCAGAAGAACAGTTAAGAATTAAAAGATTGTTTCCCCAGGAAATATTAGCTCTCCAAACAGCCAGAGAAGCATGTTTAATTATTGACTACTATGAGTTAGAAACTGGCTGGTTCCAAGTATTTATTGCAGGTGAAGATAAGCCTGTAAGCATTAGTAAATCAAATTTAATTAGTTGGGTACAAGAACAAGAAAGACTCAACTGCGTCACTACGTAAACCACCACAATCAGCTAACGCTTCAGCTTTCAAGTTAATCTAAAAAAGCATAAATGGAATTGTCAGGAAAGATACCCTCAATTCCTTGCTGCTACATGATTGAGCTATCTCGTCCGCTTGGAAATGAGAAACATCAAGCTCGTTACTACTTAGGTTCATGCGCGAACCTCAAGAAAAGATTTCAGCAGCATCTACAAGGATCTGGCGCAGCATTTACTCGTGCTGCGATAAAACGCGGCATCGAATTCAAAATTGTCCACGTATGGAAGACTTCAAGTAAACAAGAAGTCCGTCAATTTTCCATTATTTCTGCCAGACGGGTGCAACCTGGGTACTTTGATTCCGCCAGTAGAAACAGAGTATAAGTGTTGAGGTCACACTTGGCTGTGGATGGTTTGGTAGTCGCTCTGATAGTCCCAACCTGCTGATAGAGATGACTTAAATTATCCGTCTTTCAAGTCCCTACAATTTCTTGAGTGCCTGTTTTATCCTTATTGCTCTTACTCCACTTCTTGTCTAATTCGTCAACGCTAAGTTCTATAAGATTCATCATTTAAATATTGTTGCCATTCTTCTGGTGTCAAATTTCGCGTTAGATGGTTACAAGCTTCTTGAATTAAGTCTTCTGCTCTC from Tolypothrix sp. PCC 7712 includes these protein-coding regions:
- the iscB gene encoding RNA-guided endonuclease IscB → MQTNYVFLVDTNKQPLNPIHPARARELLNKNKAAIYRQFPFTLVLHKAIDNPVVRLLTLKLDPGSKTTGIALLDGENVIWAAELQHRGWSIKDALNSRRSLRRSRRSRKTRYRMARFDNRKRPEGWLPPSLIHRVLTVETWVKRLCRYAPIAQAVMELVKFDTQKMQNPEIDGIEYQQGQLAGYEVRQYLLEKWGRQCVYCDKEGVPLQIEHIHPKSKGGSNRVSNLALSCKRCNLKKGTQLIDEFLKKDAKRLEKIKQQAKKPLKDAAAVNATRWTLFHTLKGILPTTTGTGAQTKYNRTLFQLEKQHWIDAACIGDIKAIKLLTLQPLLIKANGWGTRQMAGTNKYGFPIRHRTRQSLHFGFQTGDIVKAVVLSGKKVGQYVGRVLCRARGSFDIVTKTGRVGDINHRFCKPIHKKDGYSYAF